The stretch of DNA TCCCACTGTCGGGACTGGTGTTCATAGCAAGTGAGATGGGAGCTGTCGGGGGTGCAGGGGGGTTTGAACCGAGGCTATGCAATGATGAATTAACAGAGCCTCAGGTTGTGAGCAGTGGCTCTGAGCAGCAGGGAGGAAGCCAGGACAGACAGAAGGACGTAGCTGTCATCGCTGCCAGGGTTGGGTGACCCTCCTGGCTTCCAGGAGTGGGCGGCTGGTAGAGGAGGAGCTGAGAAAGGAAGCTGAGAAGGTTGGAGAAAGCTGAGAGGGGTAGTGACTTCAAAAAGACAGGGTGTTGAAAGCTGCAGAGATTTGGAGAAGAAATCTGGGAAGTGCTTGCTGAATCCGGCAAGGTAGAAATTTTGTGGggttggaggggcagggagcaaCCTTGAGGTGGAATGGGATCAGGATAGAATGGGGGCAGAGGAAGTAGTGACAGCTGAGGTGGACACCTTTCTGGTGAGTTGCTGAAAAGGACAGGGCTGTGCTTGGTGGTGCTGCAAGTCTGTGTGCTTTGCTTTGCTCTGGAGTCCACCCACAGAATTGTGGGGTCACAGCTCAGTGCAGTGGGTACTGGCCTTGAGGCCTCCCAGGCTAGCTCAACCCCTGGGTCATGGATGTTGTGTGCTTTCTCGGGCCTTAGGGATGGGGTCCGGGAGTTAGGGGGTGGCACCAGCTTGGAAGCAGTGTCACAGCAATGTCCTCTTCTGTGGCTCTCAGCTCAGACCCGCTTTGGGCAGGAGGCATGTCCCTACTCAAGCAACTTTGTTTTCTAGAAGGCCTGAGCTTCTCCAAGCACAGCACAagagggaggaggctgggatGCTGTGGGCTGGTCTCCATTACATCCAGAAGCCACTTTCTTCATCCCTGAAGCTTCTCCAGTCTTCTTGTCCACAGCTCccactgcttttctctctggccTGGTTCTTTGGCCACTAGGTGTCACTCTTACAGCCAGAGTCAGTACTTGAcggctgggggtggaggagggcgcTGGCCAGGGGAGGGAGTGCTGGCCCAGGTGTGCCCGGAGCATGGGTCACCTGACCTGGCCTCTCTGGGGGTCCTCAGCGTCCTCGTCCTCGCTGCTCTTGGGCTTAGGCAAGGACTGACTGAGTAATGGGAGTCTCCCTGTGCTCTTTAGGTAACAAGAAGTGGGTGTCATTGGGGCCCATGCAACAAAGCAAGGttgaaaagagaaagattaaAGAAACCTAAGCTGTAGAGCATGACTGAGGTTGGAGAGGCGGGAGAAAGCTTACGGAAGGTGAGGATTGtgacatggagctgggagcctggacAGCCTAGGCTCAGAGCACATTGGAGAAGGGCTCATGTGAACCTAAGAAAAGCTCTCCTCTGTAAAGAGATCtgggcattttgttttgtttcctttttctcctggaATTACCTTTTCAGAGGACTGCCGAGGAGGGAGTTTTCTGCCTTGGGATATGAACAACCTATGTCCTCGAACATAGAGCAAAACTCTGCTTCCCCAGTGCTGTGGCCGCCCTCGGCGTCTGGACTGTTGGTTTTGATGGCCTTTTACGGAAATCTTTCCCTGAAACCCCCCTCAGTTCCACAGTTTCCCCGGGAGTCTTTATGAACCTCTGTGGGGTTTTGTCAGCATGGGCACAGCTCAGGTTTGAGAATTTGCTTTGACATTATTAGACAACCGGGCACCAGGCTTCTCAGTCGCAACAGAGACCTGGGGGATGTGGGGAAGGCGGGTGGAATGGGAGCATCTGGTGGCTTTGCGGAGTGAAGTGGAAGGCATGATCTCCTAAATATCGTCTTCCCTGCCCTGTTCTCCCCTGAGTTGTCTGGGAGCACCCACGGCTATAGTGGCTGCAGTCCCCCAGCACAACGGAGTAACGCTCAGTTTGGACTCCTCTACTGATATTTGTTCAGAACTGCCCCTGGGCCCTACAGTCTGACTCAGGCCCAGCCTTTCTCAGCTGGGAGCTGATCTGTCTGTCGTCCCCCCACCACAGATCTCCTGAGGACAGGGCGCAGCACCGCATTTACCACTCGGCACGTCATGGGTGTGCGCCGCGTGCTGGTGCGGAGAGGCCTCCTTGGAAGGGACCTCTTCATGACCAGGACTCTCTGCAGCCCAGGCCCTCGCCAGCCCAGAGAGAGAGGACCTGAGGAGGTGGCCCTGGGGCTGTACCACCGCCTCACCGCCCTGGGAAGAGCCCTGGGGCGCGACATTCGGCAGCGAGCGTCCTCCACGGCCACAACCTGGTGGGACAGATATGAAGAGTTTGTCGGACTCAATGAGGTTCGCGAGGCCCAGGGAAACGTGACCGAGGTGAGGAGGGAAGTTGGGGTGCTGGGCCCTGCCTTCTGACTCGGGAAATGTGGCCTGAGGCTTCTGCCAGATCATCACCAGCCACACGGTCCTGGGAAGCCATGCCCGCATTTGCCTTTTCTCGAGCGAATACTATTCACGGAGGGATTTGACTCGTGTCTCACGTGACACCTGGGTTTGATAGCTCCACCTGGGGTGGAGCGCTCTGTGTAACCatgttctcctaccctgaaaacAGGTTTCTGTGTACCGGTCAGTCTCCAGCCATTGATATCCATTGTGTTAGGCCAGTGGATACTTCCCACGTGGGCTCTTTGGGGTTGTTGAGGACGTTACGGTGTCCTCAAAGCCCTGTATGGAATTAGAACAGCCCTGGTGAAGGTACAGGCCCAGGGCCAGGGCAGCATCATACGCTGAGCTGGAAAGAGCTGCCTGTGGCAGTCATTGGTGGCAGTGGAAACGCCTTCTGTCAcctctgttcctgctcctgcctAGTGCATACCAGGCTAGTGAAGAGGCAAGAATCTGGGGTTGGTGGGAAGTTTTGAGGCACCCTACTGTCTCTCCCCCTGGAGGTCGTGACCTTGCTGAGCTGGCGTTTCTGGGTCTGTAACATGGAGACATGGAGGTCACGGCCCTGCCTCTGGTGGCCTCGTTGTGAGATCCAGCTAAGATAACATACGTGGAGCAGCTCAGGAACCTGGGTTCCACCTCTTTATGGTTTGCATCAGACTAGAGTTGGCTGGATTTTGTGGGTAGTGTTCCTTATTTCCCAGTTTCTCAGGAGCACATTATTTCTACTTGAATGGATAAATCTGCAGATTCTGATGGGTGTGGCCCCGGGGCTGCACTTTGAGGACCACTGGGTGAGCCAGGATTTTGTTTCTGAGGGACTCCTTTCCACCCTTTTGTACCGACACCCCACTCACCTCAGCTGCAGCCTTGTTGGGCACAGAGCTGAGCCTGTGTGGGTATGGAGGGAAGTGCAAATGGCCTCCCTCGTTCCCtctgcaggcagagaaagtgttCATGGTGGCGCGAGGGCTTGTCCGAGAGGCTCGGGAAGACTTGGAAGTTCACCAGGCCAAGCTGAAGGAGGTGAGGGACCGCTTGGACCGCGTCTCCAGAGAGGATAACCAGTACCTAGAACTGGCTACGCTGGAGCACAGGATGCTGCAGGTACAGGCAGCTCGGGAGGCAGCCCCTCCTCTCCGGGCAGGGACCCTGGCCTGGCAGGTCATGGAGGGGCAGGGTGGGAACACTCACTAGCCTGTGGTCAGAGGTCTGGTGAAGAGGTAAACCTCCTCACTGAGCCCCAGGCTTCTGGACTCTATCCACCAACTTCGTCCTGGAGTTAGCAGTCCAGGGCAGTATAATCTGGGTCCCACGGAGGGAGCACCGTGGAGGAGGGACTGGCCCAGAGAGGACATTCTGTAGACCCAGCACTGCTGGGTTAGAAGGTAGTAcggctcatcttttttttttttttttttcattgagtaCGGCTCATCTTGACCACCCGCCATTGCTTTGCTCCCTGTCCCGACCAGGTTTACTCTGCCTTCGGTCACCCAGCGGGTTTACGGAGCCGGGGTCTGTGCTGGGCTGAGGCTGGGCTCCAGGAGCGTCTGCTCATGGCTACTGCTGCAGGGCCCCCTTGCTGCTGTGTAACACAGCTTTTGCTTCTGCAGGAGGAGAAGAGGCTTCGTGCAACCTATCTGCGTGCTGAAGACTCAGAGCGAGAGAagttctccctcttctctgcggCTGTGCGGGAAAGTCACGAGAAGGAGCGCACTCGAGCTGAGAGAACCAAGAACTGGTCCCTCATTGGGTCAGTCCTGGGGGCCCTGATTGGCGTGGCTGGCTCCACGTATGTGAATCGGGTGCGGCTACAGGAGCTGAAGGCCTTGCTCTTAGAGGCACAGAAGGGGCCTCTGAGCCTCCAGGAGGCCATCCGAGAACAGGCATCCAGCTACTCCCTCCAGCAGAGGGACCTCCATGACCTCATGGTAGACCTAAGGGGCCTGGTACGAGCTGGGCccgggcagagccctggggcccaGGCAGGTACTTCTCCCACccgagacagagacacagatgtcCTTTCAGCCGCCTTGAAAGAGCAGCTCAGCCATTCCAGGCAGGTCCATTCCTGTCTAGAAGGTTTACAAGAGCGGCTTGATGGCTTGGAAAAGATGTTCAGCCAGACGGCTGAGGTGGTTCAGCTTGCAAAGGCTGCGGTGCATCCAGGCCTGGTGGAGCCAGCAGATGGGGCTCTGCCCGGCTCCTTGCTGGAGCAGGGAAACATGATCCTGGCACTGTCGGGCATGGAGCAGAGGTTAGAAGCCCAGGTCAACAGGAACACCATCTACAGCACGCTGATCACCTCTGTGACATTTGTGGCCGCGCTGCCTGTGCTCTACATGCTGTTTAGGGCCAGCTAGCCCCTGGACCCTCCTCCAGAGGCCCCGAGGGGATAGGTGTGGCTGTGGATTTAGAGAATCCCAACAATGAAGTGAGCCTTTGGGGTGCATGCAGCCTCACCCTGAGGCTGAGCACCATCTGTGTGGCTGACCAGCCAGCATACTTTGCTTTCTAGAAAGTGTTCCCTTATGTTAATTATCAAAATTCTATGCTAATGTCCAATTAAAATGTCTTTGGGTTTGTGTTACTTAAAGCAATTTACATCAGACAGAGTTTTTTGTTCAAGACAGATTTGGGATTTGAGGGTCCTGGAATTACGgtaatc from Neovison vison isolate M4711 chromosome 6, ASM_NN_V1, whole genome shotgun sequence encodes:
- the CCDC51 gene encoding mitochondrial potassium channel isoform X1, which codes for MNSSSQRAREKVETGQTLADLLRTGRSTAFTTRHVMGVRRVLVRRGLLGRDLFMTRTLCSPGPRQPRERGPEEVALGLYHRLTALGRALGRDIRQRASSTATTWWDRYEEFVGLNEVREAQGNVTEAEKVFMVARGLVREAREDLEVHQAKLKEVRDRLDRVSREDNQYLELATLEHRMLQEEKRLRATYLRAEDSEREKFSLFSAAVRESHEKERTRAERTKNWSLIGSVLGALIGVAGSTYVNRVRLQELKALLLEAQKGPLSLQEAIREQASSYSLQQRDLHDLMVDLRGLVRAGPGQSPGAQAGTSPTRDRDTDVLSAALKEQLSHSRQVHSCLEGLQERLDGLEKMFSQTAEVVQLAKAAVHPGLVEPADGALPGSLLEQGNMILALSGMEQRLEAQVNRNTIYSTLITSVTFVAALPVLYMLFRAS
- the CCDC51 gene encoding mitochondrial potassium channel isoform X2, with product MRDLLRTGRSTAFTTRHVMGVRRVLVRRGLLGRDLFMTRTLCSPGPRQPRERGPEEVALGLYHRLTALGRALGRDIRQRASSTATTWWDRYEEFVGLNEVREAQGNVTEAEKVFMVARGLVREAREDLEVHQAKLKEVRDRLDRVSREDNQYLELATLEHRMLQEEKRLRATYLRAEDSEREKFSLFSAAVRESHEKERTRAERTKNWSLIGSVLGALIGVAGSTYVNRVRLQELKALLLEAQKGPLSLQEAIREQASSYSLQQRDLHDLMVDLRGLVRAGPGQSPGAQAGTSPTRDRDTDVLSAALKEQLSHSRQVHSCLEGLQERLDGLEKMFSQTAEVVQLAKAAVHPGLVEPADGALPGSLLEQGNMILALSGMEQRLEAQVNRNTIYSTLITSVTFVAALPVLYMLFRAS
- the CCDC51 gene encoding mitochondrial potassium channel isoform X3, producing MGVRRVLVRRGLLGRDLFMTRTLCSPGPRQPRERGPEEVALGLYHRLTALGRALGRDIRQRASSTATTWWDRYEEFVGLNEVREAQGNVTEAEKVFMVARGLVREAREDLEVHQAKLKEVRDRLDRVSREDNQYLELATLEHRMLQEEKRLRATYLRAEDSEREKFSLFSAAVRESHEKERTRAERTKNWSLIGSVLGALIGVAGSTYVNRVRLQELKALLLEAQKGPLSLQEAIREQASSYSLQQRDLHDLMVDLRGLVRAGPGQSPGAQAGTSPTRDRDTDVLSAALKEQLSHSRQVHSCLEGLQERLDGLEKMFSQTAEVVQLAKAAVHPGLVEPADGALPGSLLEQGNMILALSGMEQRLEAQVNRNTIYSTLITSVTFVAALPVLYMLFRAS
- the CCDC51 gene encoding mitochondrial potassium channel isoform X4: MVARGLVREAREDLEVHQAKLKEVRDRLDRVSREDNQYLELATLEHRMLQEEKRLRATYLRAEDSEREKFSLFSAAVRESHEKERTRAERTKNWSLIGSVLGALIGVAGSTYVNRVRLQELKALLLEAQKGPLSLQEAIREQASSYSLQQRDLHDLMVDLRGLVRAGPGQSPGAQAGTSPTRDRDTDVLSAALKEQLSHSRQVHSCLEGLQERLDGLEKMFSQTAEVVQLAKAAVHPGLVEPADGALPGSLLEQGNMILALSGMEQRLEAQVNRNTIYSTLITSVTFVAALPVLYMLFRAS